The Mercurialis annua linkage group LG8, ddMerAnnu1.2, whole genome shotgun sequence genome window below encodes:
- the LOC126661813 gene encoding uncharacterized protein LOC126661813: MMLQDVSDPMLCRVFPATLKGSAQKWYLGLKSNTIGTFAELATAFKGRFRTNIPLQKNSSDLRKCRQGEGETLKNFVERFNKEAVQIEHLNHDTAIEAMKMGTRFERLRDKILMKKPSTFQELMAIAHKYVELDEARRTLTDNL, translated from the coding sequence ATGATGCTTCAAGATGTTTCAGATCCGATGCTGTGCAGAGTATTCCCAGCCACCCTCAAGGGATCAGCGCAGAAATGGTACCTCGGACTGAAGTCCAACACCATCGGAACGTTTGCAGAACTGGCAACAGCATTCAAAGGGCGTTTCCGCACAAACATCCCGCTGCAGAAGAACTCAAGTGATTTACGGAAGTGCCGACAGGGTGAAGGCGAGACGTTGAAGAACTTCGTGGAGAGATTCAATAAAGAAGCAGTCCAGATAGAGCACCTAAACCATGATACAGCCATAGAGGCTATGAAGATGGGAACAAGGTTCGAACGACTGAGAGATAAGATCTTAATGAAAAAGCCTTCCACTTTCCAAGAATTGATGGCAATAGCACACAAGTACGTAGAACTGGATGAAGCAAGAAGAACGCTAACTGATAACTTGTGA
- the LOC130014964 gene encoding uncharacterized protein LOC130014964 codes for MSRVEGDDPAIGDNNTQSSRTGEGLNAPPRRATGESSFCPVTTSMAGIHPSPMSGVTTHYPWGMPSSGNIPPTSYSTPMHQTTQTFLRPGVTPINLAFTPNTTPAPRQTTAEVQNPTPAQIQEYIEFHTRQLAFLQQVQQVHTRPTAPTATQDNTTTPPYIPTAPPYPQEFYQGQKTPEEANREKNPREQNPEPAQTGHKTPEGHKKTPKRVEIEESVHSSGANSPKKKNLEQEITERVRTEMEKCRRKEPRNTSFLNIGNPMSAEIREEPFPLNYKTPQLDDYNGTGDPITHLSCLQGVMMVQCLSEAAVCKLFPTTLKGPAAIWYQSLKEGSIRSFDELARAFRTHFAPSIQRKKKSSDLKLCYQKPGESLQSYIGRFNAEAVEVGNLNDDTVIDAMKDNTTMMAFRDNLITNPVQTYSQLMDRAWNYINLDEEQRRKAAQTTKQ; via the coding sequence ATGAGCAGAGTAGAAGGAGATGATCCCGCAATCGGAGACAATAATACGCAAAGCAGTAGAACGGGAGAGGGGCTCAACGCTCCACCAAGAAGAGCTACCGGCGAAAGCTCGTTTTGCCCGGTCACTACATCGATGGCAGGCATTCACCCGAGCCCTATGTCAGGGGTTACCACTCATTACCCGTGGGGAATGCCATCGTCGGGTAACATTCCCCCAACATCATACTCCACCCCTATGCACCAAACCACTCAAACTTTTTTAAGACCGGGTGTAACCCCCATCAACCTCGCATTCACCCCAAACACCACCCCCGCACCTAGACAAACCACCGCAGAAGTCCAAAATCCTACGCCAGCACAAATCCAAGAATACATCGAGTTTCATACTCGGCAGCTAGCTTTCCTTCAACAGGTACAACAGGTCCATACTCGGCCAACAGCCCCAACTGCAACCCAGGATAACACTACCACTCCACCATACATACCGACCGCACCACCTTACCCACAGGAATTCTACCAAGGCCAAAAAACACCTGAGGAAGCAAACCGCGAGAAAAATCCACGAGAACAAAACCCAGAGCCAGCACAGACCGGACATAAAACTCCAGAGGGACATAAAAAGACACCAAAACGGGTTGAGATCGAAGAGAGCGTACACAGCTCGGGCGCTAATTCACCAAAGAAAAAGAACTTGGAGCAAGAAATCACCGAAAGAGTCAGAACCGAGATGGAAAAATGTAGAAGGAAAGAGCCGAGAAACACAAGTTTCCTGAACATCGGAAACCCAATGTCGGCAGAAATACGAGAAGAACCCTTCCCTTTAAACTACAAAACACCGCAGTTAGACGATTACAATGGAACAGGGGACCCGATCACGCACTTGAGTTGTTTACAAGGGGTCATGATGGTACAATGTTTGTCCGAAGCGGCCGTCTGCAAACTCTTCCCGACTACCCTAAAAGGACCAGCTGCCATCTGGTATCAAAGCCTAAAAGAAGGCTCTATCCGAAGCTTCGACGAGCTGGCAAGAGCTTTCCGAACACATTTCGCACCGAGCATACAACGAAAGAAAAAGTCCAGTGACTTAAAACTTTGCTACCAAAAACCAGGAGAAAGTCTGCAGAGTTATATCGGCCGATTCAACGCAGAAGCGGTCGAAGtgggaaatttgaatgatgataCTGTGATAGATGCAATGAAAGACAACACAACAATGATGGCCTTCCGGGATAACCTGATAACAAACCCAGTACAAACTTACTCCCAGCTGATGGACCGAGCCTGGAACTATATAAATTTAGACGAAGAACAACGGCGAAAAGCCGCACAAACTacaaagcaatag
- the LOC126659614 gene encoding uncharacterized protein LOC126659614, which produces MTHAATRYKDNIHKMRKMQKKHTSVNQEIWEAWNAFWDTEKEKKKPETARANRMSEPAGPGSGPVRHTGGSRSAIKHMDVMAKELGRKPTATELYSRLHKTKAEKKPVDKRAHDMTDAIGERLAAATQSPTGEGSTSSPVDETQIFIDIEGVNKKHRVYGLGSATSRYVGPSIRPQRGSSSRTSQQADEEVERCVQAGIQEGLRQVEQRLAAQQASMAQMIRDEIAKMMPNLPPEYQPQFPPPPPDGGDTTYL; this is translated from the exons ATGACCCATGCAGCCACCCGATACAAAGACAACATCCACAAGATGAGGAAAATGCAAAAGAAGCATACATCTGTGAATCAGGAGATCTGGGAAGCCTGGAATGCATTTTGGGACACAGAGAAGGAGAAAAAGAAGCCAGAGACAGCCCGGGCAAACAGGATGAGTGAGCCTGCGGGCCCCGGTTCTGGTCCTGTCCGCCATACCGGGGGATCTCGCTCCGCTATCAAGCATATGGATGTGATG GCTAAGGAGCTCGGCCGGAAGCCGACTGCGACAGAGCTGTACAGTCGCCTTCATAAAACGAAGGCTGAGAAGAAACCGGTCGACAAGAGGGCTCATGATATGACT GACGCCATCGGTGAGAGGCTTGCTGCTGCGACACAGTCGCCGACCGGAGAGGGGAGCACCTCGAGTCCTGTGGATGAGACGCAGATATTTATAGAtatcgagggcgtcaacaagaagcaCCGGGTGTACGGCCTGGGTTCGGCTACCAGCAGGTATGTAGGCCCGAGTATCAGACCGCAGAGAGGCAGCTCTTCACGGACATCACAGCAGGCGGATGAGGAGGTCGAGCGCTGTGTGCAGGCCGGCATCCAGGAGGGCCTGCGGCAGGTTGAGCAGCGGTTGGCGGCGCAGCAGGCGAGCATGGCACAGATGATACGTGATGAGATTGCAAAGATGATGCCGAATCTCCCACCAGAGTATCAGCCACAGTTTCCCCCTCCCCCGCCAGACGGTGGCGACACTACATATTTGTAG